The Candidatus Berkiella aquae sequence ATGAAATTAAAAAATTAGGAAAACCTCCTTGTAAGTTCACGGTAATCACCTTAGGTTCGTTGGCTCGCAAAGAATCAGGTCCTATTACTGATTTAGAAATCGGAATTGTAATGGAAGAAAAAACCGTTGAAAATTATAGTTATTTTTATCAATTATCGCAAAACATCTCCGATCGCTTATTCTTATTAGGTGAACATCCTGATATCGGTGGTAAAGGTTTACGAATGGACGAAGCAGATAATGCACCTCCTCATTTACGTTTCTTTGCACGTAATGCAACGCGTGAACAAGCTCAAGAATTATTAAATCAAGCGATTGCCAATCGTGAATTTGATAAAATTCCTTATGAAGGGAGTCGTCCATTTTTGGCAACACCTGAAGAATTTGCTAGCTATTCACAAGCAAAGTTTACCCAAAATAGAAAGCAATTAAATAATACCAAAAGAAAGCAATATCAAATCGAACTTAATAAAGCACTCAAAGATCCTAAAAATGCACAATTGGCTAAAACAGCTGAAGGCAAAAAGAAAATTGCGAATGAAGTCCAATTTTGGGTCGACCAAATGTATCGTCCATTTAGTCCACGCGAATTACGTACCGCGAATGATGCTGGCAAAAAATTAGGTCGTAATATGGATTACTTGTATGGTAACCGTGCGCTTTATAATAAATTCATTCATTTGCGTGAAAAGAATTTTAGTCGCAAAGAGCAAAATGGTAAAACATTGCGTCAAAATATGGCTAAAAGCTATATGTCCGAAGATATTATTAGTCACATTCAAAAAGGCAAAAGTATTTTTGTCACCGGTGAATTAGGTAAAACGCTCGATATCAAACGTGAGCTCTATCGTTTTGTTGAACAGTTTGCCACTAACTTAGGTTTTTATCACAACCTCAAAACGCAAAATTCTCTCGAGATCGTTCAACAGTTAAAAGCAAAAGGCATTTTAAGCCCTTCATTAGCGGATAAAATGTCTGATTTCATTCAATTTGCTTCTGGTTTGCGCTTAAAAGAACAAAGCGTTATTAAGCGTCAAGGCTTTGCTGCTTACTTTGATCAAGCAGAATTTGATGAGGATAAAGAAGATCTTGAAAAAGAAATACAATTAGCAAAAGATAGCCTTGCTTATATGCAAACTTTAGCAAAGAAAGATCCAAACGCTATTGCTGCCAAAAAGCGTGATTTGGTTAAACTCGAAGATAAATATCACCATATGTTAGATATGGCACCTGGCAAAATCTTCTCAAGTGCTGATATTGAGCTCTTAAAGAATAAATATCTTCCTATTGGGCAAGAAATCTTTAAAGCAGCACAAGAATGGACGCAAAATAAAGATAAATTAGGTTTTGATTCCGTTCCTGCAGTTTCTGCTCCTGTAGCGCCGGTCGTTTCTGTTCCTACAACCTTTACGCCAGCGATGAAAAATGCGATGGATTACATGCATCAACATC is a genomic window containing:
- a CDS encoding DUF294 nucleotidyltransferase-like domain-containing protein translates to MLSTLNNWVQPIKDALYNAYTGIVNFVSNPFDNLSGHFKSAENPDKVKLDQLRNQHFLQINAESQKASPDYMQVAKNISTDTKKYVNAIIADEIKKLGKPPCKFTVITLGSLARKESGPITDLEIGIVMEEKTVENYSYFYQLSQNISDRLFLLGEHPDIGGKGLRMDEADNAPPHLRFFARNATREQAQELLNQAIANREFDKIPYEGSRPFLATPEEFASYSQAKFTQNRKQLNNTKRKQYQIELNKALKDPKNAQLAKTAEGKKKIANEVQFWVDQMYRPFSPRELRTANDAGKKLGRNMDYLYGNRALYNKFIHLREKNFSRKEQNGKTLRQNMAKSYMSEDIISHIQKGKSIFVTGELGKTLDIKRELYRFVEQFATNLGFYHNLKTQNSLEIVQQLKAKGILSPSLADKMSDFIQFASGLRLKEQSVIKRQGFAAYFDQAEFDEDKEDLEKEIQLAKDSLAYMQTLAKKDPNAIAAKKRDLVKLEDKYHHMLDMAPGKIFSSADIELLKNKYLPIGQEIFKAAQEWTQNKDKLGFDSVPAVSAPVAPVVSVPTTFTPAMKNAMDYMHQHPNGFFPALAKLKQEQSNLTKDQLLSFVKQCHNEKLLTPADCAKIAEIKARHAAAAA